The proteins below are encoded in one region of Sporosarcina sp. FSL K6-1508:
- the fosB gene encoding metallothiol transferase FosB: MVIKGVNHFLFSVTDLDKSIAFYENVFGGKLLGKGQKTAYLDVSGMWFALNVERDIPRNEIRESYTHIAFSVDEHGLKEMVEKLNAIGALILSGRERDPRDMKSIYFEDFDGHKFEFHSGTLQDRLDYYKEAKVHMDFYTKENNNEINSNKYE, from the coding sequence GTGGTAATCAAAGGGGTCAATCATTTTTTATTTTCAGTGACAGATTTGGACAAATCTATTGCGTTTTACGAGAATGTATTTGGAGGAAAGTTATTAGGGAAAGGACAGAAAACTGCATACTTAGATGTTAGTGGGATGTGGTTTGCACTGAATGTGGAAAGAGATATCCCACGCAACGAGATTAGAGAGTCGTATACACATATTGCATTTTCTGTTGATGAACACGGATTGAAAGAGATGGTCGAGAAATTAAACGCAATTGGTGCATTGATCCTTTCTGGTCGTGAACGAGACCCGCGTGATATGAAATCTATATACTTCGAGGACTTTGACGGGCATAAGTTTGAATTCCATTCGGGCACACTGCAAGATCGGCTTGATTACTATAAAGAAGCCAAAGTACATATGGACTTTTATACAAAGGAGAACAACAATGAAATTAACAGCAATAAGTATGAGTGA
- a CDS encoding MFS transporter — translation MATSYQGTNKMITGIVFGVITFWLFAQSMINVVPAIQSDLGISLGVLNVAISLTALFSGIFVVAAGGLADKIGRKKMTYFGLVLSIVGSLFLVFSNGAALLIIGRIIQGLSAACIMPATIALMRTYYEGAERQRALSYWSIGSWGGSGVCSFAGGAIATYMGWRWIFVFSIVFAILAMILLKDTPESRVEQQGSSRFDFTGLVVFVLTMIALNVVITRGADFGWSSPLTLSLMGVTLLGTLFFIKIEMGKLHALIDFNLFKNKPYTGATVSNFLLNAVAGTLVVANTYVQVGRGFTAFQSGMLSIGYLVSVLVMIRIGEKVLQRTGSRLPMMAGAILATIGIGLMALTFLPDTSYIIVVFIGFILFGVGLGMYATPSTDTAVSSAPEDKVGTASGIYKMASSLGSSFGVAISATVYGTMTMSGNIEKAASAGIITNVIFAVLALIAIMFLVPKAKQDATKLTVGKQNKKFASPVNNSGRI, via the coding sequence ATGGCCACAAGCTATCAAGGTACGAATAAAATGATTACAGGAATTGTATTCGGTGTTATAACGTTTTGGCTTTTTGCGCAATCCATGATCAATGTCGTTCCGGCAATCCAATCAGATTTAGGCATTTCATTGGGCGTACTCAATGTCGCAATCAGTTTAACCGCATTATTCTCAGGTATCTTTGTCGTAGCGGCGGGTGGACTTGCCGATAAAATCGGACGGAAGAAAATGACGTATTTCGGTCTCGTTTTAAGTATCGTCGGCTCCCTCTTCCTCGTATTTTCGAACGGGGCCGCCCTCCTAATTATTGGGCGTATCATCCAAGGGCTATCTGCAGCATGTATTATGCCAGCAACCATCGCCTTGATGAGAACGTACTACGAAGGTGCCGAAAGACAGCGTGCACTTAGCTATTGGTCCATCGGTTCTTGGGGTGGTTCAGGTGTTTGTTCTTTCGCAGGCGGAGCCATTGCAACCTATATGGGGTGGAGATGGATCTTTGTCTTTTCAATCGTTTTCGCTATTCTTGCGATGATTTTACTCAAAGACACACCTGAAAGTAGAGTGGAACAGCAAGGATCTTCCCGTTTTGACTTTACTGGATTAGTTGTATTTGTCTTAACAATGATCGCCTTAAATGTTGTCATCACACGCGGTGCGGACTTTGGTTGGTCGAGTCCACTCACGTTAAGTTTAATGGGCGTTACGTTACTCGGTACGCTGTTCTTTATTAAAATTGAAATGGGCAAATTGCATGCACTGATTGATTTTAATCTATTTAAAAATAAACCGTATACAGGTGCTACTGTCTCCAACTTCTTATTGAACGCGGTAGCTGGAACACTTGTTGTAGCGAATACATACGTGCAAGTAGGAAGAGGATTCACGGCGTTTCAATCAGGGATGTTATCCATCGGTTATTTAGTATCTGTCCTCGTCATGATCCGTATTGGTGAGAAAGTATTACAGAGAACTGGCTCAAGATTGCCAATGATGGCAGGTGCTATCTTGGCAACAATCGGCATTGGGTTAATGGCTTTGACATTTTTACCGGACACGAGTTATATCATCGTCGTCTTTATAGGATTCATTCTGTTCGGTGTCGGACTCGGGATGTATGCAACTCCTTCCACTGACACCGCTGTTTCCAGTGCGCCGGAAGATAAAGTGGGGACCGCTTCAGGTATATATAAAATGGCAAGTTCTCTTGGAAGTTCTTTCGGGGTCGCGATATCTGCCACGGTGTATGGAACAATGACAATGTCAGGCAATATTGAAAAGGCAGCCTCTGCCGGAATCATCACAAACGTTATTTTCGCGGTACTTGCGTTAATCGCGATTATGTTCTTGGTTCCTAAAGCAAAGCAAGATGCTACAAAACTAACAGTCGGCAAACAAAACAAAAAGTTTGCAAGTCCCGTTAATAATAGCGGTAGAATATGA
- a CDS encoding antibiotic biosynthesis monooxygenase, whose product MMKAVNTIRIKKGNVDEVLVRFQTPKSVHTFEGFVLMEVLKKENSPEYDELKICTTWEERKFFDAWLGSRASQKAHDKKSEQNPADNPIISSQLTTFQVAIQHKPAKQEV is encoded by the coding sequence ATGATGAAAGCAGTAAATACAATTCGTATAAAAAAAGGAAATGTAGATGAGGTACTTGTACGTTTTCAAACACCGAAATCTGTTCATACATTTGAGGGATTTGTATTGATGGAAGTGTTAAAAAAAGAAAACAGTCCTGAATATGATGAATTGAAAATATGCACTACATGGGAAGAAAGAAAGTTTTTTGATGCATGGTTGGGTAGCAGAGCATCTCAAAAAGCACATGATAAGAAAAGTGAACAAAATCCAGCGGATAATCCAATCATAAGTTCGCAACTAACTACATTTCAAGTAGCAATTCAGCACAAACCGGCTAAACAGGAAGTATGA